The proteins below come from a single Asanoa ferruginea genomic window:
- a CDS encoding GAF and ANTAR domain-containing protein — MASISRWAHAHELIARQGSQLDRPGNVADALRRICGATATALTASGVGVSVVTSDGDWGFAIASNPACQVLEELQFTLGEGPCVDALATGRPVLVADVADDVAGRWPIYRSAVREKGVRSVFAFPLLAGSASVGVLDVFRGRAGAMNEEEVAQSLTFADIARTAILDGQHEAPVDEVPDGFDESPGYRAEVFQAQGMVMVQLGVTLAEALLRLRAHAYANDRTLADVARDVVGRALRFDRERRLP, encoded by the coding sequence ATGGCATCGATCAGCCGCTGGGCCCACGCTCACGAGTTGATCGCCCGACAGGGCAGCCAGCTCGACCGGCCGGGCAATGTCGCGGACGCGCTGCGCAGGATCTGCGGTGCGACGGCGACGGCGCTCACCGCCTCCGGCGTCGGTGTCAGCGTGGTGACCAGCGACGGCGACTGGGGATTCGCGATCGCGTCCAACCCGGCCTGCCAAGTCTTGGAGGAGCTCCAGTTCACGCTCGGGGAGGGTCCGTGTGTGGACGCCCTCGCGACCGGCCGGCCGGTTCTCGTCGCCGATGTGGCCGACGATGTCGCCGGCCGCTGGCCGATCTACCGTTCGGCGGTGCGCGAGAAGGGCGTGCGGTCAGTGTTCGCGTTTCCGTTGCTGGCCGGTTCCGCGAGTGTGGGCGTGCTCGACGTCTTCCGCGGCCGGGCCGGGGCGATGAACGAGGAGGAAGTCGCCCAGTCGCTGACGTTCGCGGACATCGCCCGCACCGCCATTCTCGACGGGCAGCACGAAGCGCCGGTCGACGAGGTGCCGGACGGCTTCGACGAGAGTCCGGGCTACCGCGCCGAGGTCTTCCAGGCCCAGGGGATGGTGATGGTGCAGCTCGGTGTCACGCTCGCGGAAGCGCTCCTGCGGCTCCGCGCCCACGCGTACGCGAATGACCGCACGCTCGCGGACGTCGCTCGGGATGTGGTCGGCCGCGCATTGCGGTTCGATAGGGAACGGAGGTTGCCGTGA
- a CDS encoding STAS domain-containing protein, whose translation MAILRHDFEFFSLCLGTDGVEAFLRLDGDIDGDCVEALNDAVGHLRRYAPQRLFIDLGGVAFAGATLVNFLVRVVHALPTRSTTTLCRPGAETVRLLRLTSAEGIAEMRHDLPAAWPALPARAPAEGRAIDEAVSAGMAVIDADGLYLGLLTLPASTGASSHDRPSDFEIECEARNRRWHGDWAQVMWVVDYAVRLNVTEQALASFQPMLSRVTGSSKATAA comes from the coding sequence ATGGCGATCTTGCGGCACGACTTCGAGTTCTTCTCCCTCTGCCTGGGCACCGACGGTGTCGAGGCTTTCCTGCGTCTGGACGGCGACATCGACGGTGACTGCGTCGAAGCCCTGAACGATGCCGTCGGACACCTCCGCCGATACGCGCCACAGCGGCTCTTCATCGATCTCGGCGGCGTCGCGTTCGCCGGTGCCACCTTGGTCAACTTCTTGGTCCGGGTTGTGCACGCACTCCCGACCAGGTCGACCACCACGTTGTGCCGCCCCGGCGCCGAAACGGTCCGGCTGCTCCGCCTGACCTCGGCGGAGGGCATTGCCGAGATGAGGCACGACCTGCCGGCGGCGTGGCCCGCTCTCCCGGCCCGCGCGCCGGCGGAAGGCCGTGCGATCGACGAAGCGGTCTCCGCTGGGATGGCTGTCATCGACGCCGACGGCCTCTACCTAGGACTCCTGACGTTGCCGGCGTCGACAGGGGCGTCGTCGCACGACCGGCCCAGCGACTTCGAGATTGAGTGCGAGGCCCGCAATCGCCGGTGGCACGGCGACTGGGCGCAGGTCATGTGGGTCGTCGATTACGCCGTGCGACTCAACGTGACCGAGCAGGCGTTGGCCAGCTTCCAGCCGATGCTTTCCCGGGTGACGGGTTCGTCGAAGGCGACCGCTGCGTGA
- a CDS encoding GlsB/YeaQ/YmgE family stress response membrane protein → MTAGGIITALIIGLIIGALGRLVVPGRQNIPLWLTLVIGVVAALIGSAIARAGGFADTDGWIDWRELLLQIVLAAVGVALVVGFAGRGRRSVTR, encoded by the coding sequence ATGACCGCAGGTGGAATCATCACCGCACTGATTATCGGTTTGATCATTGGTGCGCTGGGGCGTCTGGTCGTGCCCGGCCGCCAGAACATCCCGTTGTGGCTGACGCTGGTTATCGGCGTCGTCGCGGCGCTGATCGGTTCCGCGATCGCGCGGGCCGGTGGCTTCGCCGACACGGACGGCTGGATCGACTGGCGTGAGCTGCTTCTGCAGATCGTGCTCGCGGCTGTCGGTGTCGCGCTGGTCGTGGGCTTCGCCGGCCGTGGTCGGCGCAGCGTCACCCGCTGA
- a CDS encoding SigB/SigF/SigG family RNA polymerase sigma factor — translation MTTTVARRRGTDADDASTATALLTVLTTMPTDHPGRARARERAIEAWLPLARRLAHRYAGRGEPTDDLVQTASLGLVMAIDRFEADRGIDFPGFAIPTIVGGIKRHFRDLTWAVRVPRRLQELRIAITTADVALTHTLHRSPTVAEVAAYLDVSEDDVLEGLDGIRAYRATSLSTPVGVDGGVMELGDVVGGVDPDFELAENRLALGPALQRLDDRERRILTLRFYGNLSQIEIAEQVGISQMHVSRLITRALATLRRHLDDNDA, via the coding sequence ATGACCACCACCGTCGCGCGGCGACGCGGCACAGACGCCGATGACGCGTCGACCGCGACCGCACTACTTACCGTCCTGACCACCATGCCCACCGACCACCCGGGTCGCGCCCGTGCGCGGGAGAGGGCGATCGAGGCGTGGCTCCCGCTGGCCCGCCGCCTCGCCCATCGCTACGCCGGCCGCGGCGAGCCGACCGACGACCTGGTGCAGACCGCGTCGCTGGGGCTGGTGATGGCCATCGACCGGTTCGAGGCCGATCGTGGCATCGACTTCCCCGGGTTCGCCATTCCGACCATCGTCGGTGGGATCAAGCGCCACTTCCGTGACCTCACGTGGGCGGTGCGGGTGCCGCGCCGGCTCCAGGAACTGCGGATCGCGATCACCACGGCCGACGTGGCGCTGACGCACACCCTGCATCGCTCGCCGACCGTGGCCGAAGTCGCCGCCTATCTGGATGTCAGCGAGGATGACGTCCTCGAGGGCCTCGACGGGATCCGCGCCTATCGCGCCACCTCACTGTCCACACCGGTCGGTGTCGACGGCGGTGTGATGGAGCTTGGAGACGTGGTCGGTGGTGTCGATCCCGACTTCGAGCTCGCCGAGAACCGCCTGGCCCTGGGCCCGGCGCTGCAACGGCTCGACGACCGGGAACGCCGGATCCTGACCTTGCGGTTCTACGGCAACCTCAGCCAGATCGAGATCGCCGAGCAGGTGGGCATCTCCCAGATGCACGTCTCCCGCCTGATCACCCGCGCGTTGGCCACGCTGCGCCGCCACCTCGACGACAACGACGCGTGA
- a CDS encoding CDGSH iron-sulfur domain-containing protein: MSEPGATVTPYEDGPLLIRGDFAILTPDGERIEPGRGTVALCRCGKSASKPFCDGSHKLVGFRAPTRER, encoded by the coding sequence ATGAGTGAGCCGGGTGCGACGGTCACCCCGTACGAGGACGGTCCGTTGTTGATCCGCGGTGACTTCGCGATCCTCACGCCGGACGGCGAGCGGATCGAGCCGGGCCGCGGCACCGTGGCACTGTGCCGATGCGGCAAGTCGGCCAGCAAGCCCTTCTGCGACGGCAGCCACAAGCTGGTCGGCTTCCGGGCACCGACTCGCGAGCGGTGA
- a CDS encoding GAF and ANTAR domain-containing protein, translating into MTTLSAQRLAEVFVEVSDTLVDEFDLVDFLHVLTMRTAEIASAGVVGLVLADRNGHLHFMAASREDARMLELFQLQNDEGPCLDAFRTGTAVINTDLRKDGGRWPLFAPHATAAGFRSVHAFPLRLRAQTIGALNVFGTTASQSLDPEDVPLVQALADLASIALVQERTVRQGQVLAEQLQGALNSRVVIEQAKGAVAQHRGVSVDEAFELIRGYARSNNRRLGDVARSVIADADGVAGLTRP; encoded by the coding sequence GTGACTACCCTTTCCGCGCAGCGCCTGGCCGAGGTGTTCGTCGAGGTCTCCGACACCCTCGTCGACGAGTTCGACCTGGTCGACTTCCTGCACGTGCTCACCATGCGCACCGCGGAGATCGCGTCGGCCGGCGTCGTCGGGCTGGTTCTCGCCGACCGAAACGGTCACCTGCACTTCATGGCGGCCTCGCGCGAGGATGCCCGAATGTTGGAGCTGTTCCAGCTCCAGAACGACGAGGGACCCTGCCTCGACGCGTTCCGCACCGGCACGGCGGTGATCAACACTGATTTGCGGAAGGACGGCGGACGCTGGCCGCTGTTCGCGCCGCACGCCACCGCCGCTGGGTTCCGGTCCGTGCACGCATTCCCGCTGCGGCTGCGCGCGCAGACGATCGGCGCCCTCAACGTCTTCGGCACCACGGCCAGCCAGAGCCTCGATCCCGAAGACGTGCCGCTGGTGCAGGCGTTGGCCGACCTGGCGTCGATCGCCCTCGTGCAGGAACGCACCGTCCGGCAGGGGCAGGTGCTGGCCGAACAGCTTCAGGGCGCGCTCAACAGCCGGGTCGTCATCGAGCAGGCCAAGGGAGCGGTGGCGCAACACCGCGGCGTCAGCGTCGATGAGGCGTTCGAGCTCATCCGTGGGTACGCGCGGAGCAACAACCGTAGGCTCGGCGACGTCGCCCGCTCGGTCATCGCCGACGCGGACGGCGTCGCTGGTCTCACCCGTCCGTGA
- a CDS encoding hemerythrin domain-containing protein — translation MDGIVLLKDDHKTVNALFKEFEKTHESADPSTKRALVNKIIKELVTHAYIEETIFYPAARAGAPDTTDHVLESVEEHHVVAWLLSELGSADPSDESFDAKVTVLIENVRHHVEEEEKDWFPDVRKALGRNRLVELGEQMAAAKAKAPSDPLKLMSAAK, via the coding sequence ATGGACGGCATCGTGCTGCTGAAAGACGACCACAAGACGGTCAACGCCCTGTTCAAGGAGTTCGAGAAGACACACGAGTCGGCGGATCCGTCGACCAAGCGCGCGCTCGTCAACAAAATCATCAAGGAACTGGTGACGCACGCCTACATCGAAGAAACGATCTTCTACCCGGCCGCCCGCGCAGGTGCCCCCGACACCACCGACCATGTGCTGGAGTCGGTCGAAGAGCATCACGTGGTGGCCTGGCTGCTCTCCGAGCTGGGCAGCGCCGACCCCAGCGACGAGAGCTTCGACGCCAAGGTGACCGTGTTGATCGAGAATGTGCGGCATCACGTCGAGGAGGAAGAGAAGGACTGGTTCCCCGACGTGCGCAAGGCGCTCGGCCGCAACCGGCTGGTCGAGCTCGGTGAGCAGATGGCCGCGGCCAAGGCCAAGGCACCGAGCGACCCGCTCAAGCTGATGTCGGCAGCGAAGTGA
- a CDS encoding alpha/beta fold hydrolase, giving the protein MSTRSGRKAALAAPADGDGFSSSWERVGARRLHVRQRHNGNATTPVVMLHGLACSHRHLIPTAYAIRRHPVFLPDLLGFGLSDKPAAALDVGEHAQVVAALVDQMAISPVAVLGCSFGAQVAAELTVRRPDLVTSLILVGPTTDPTAASVRGQLRRLLLDLVGEDPRQARILAADIRDAGVRRILATLRHAVGHPMTDALSAINVPTLLVRGSADRIAPDAWLAKAAALMPDAQRLTIAGAAHNAVTTAGIQLGAAVEAYLRRTVG; this is encoded by the coding sequence ATGTCGACGAGGAGCGGCCGCAAAGCGGCTCTCGCCGCGCCCGCCGATGGGGACGGCTTCAGCAGCAGTTGGGAGCGGGTAGGAGCCCGACGGCTGCACGTCCGTCAACGGCACAACGGCAACGCGACAACTCCCGTCGTGATGCTGCATGGCCTGGCCTGCTCGCACCGACACCTGATACCCACGGCGTACGCCATCCGGCGCCATCCGGTCTTCCTCCCCGATCTCCTTGGTTTCGGCCTGTCGGACAAGCCCGCCGCGGCTCTCGACGTCGGTGAGCACGCACAGGTCGTCGCCGCCCTGGTGGACCAGATGGCCATCTCGCCGGTCGCGGTGCTCGGCTGTTCGTTCGGTGCTCAGGTCGCGGCGGAGTTGACCGTCCGCCGGCCGGACCTCGTCACGAGCCTGATCCTGGTCGGGCCGACCACCGACCCGACGGCCGCGAGCGTCCGGGGTCAACTCCGCCGGCTGCTGCTGGATCTCGTCGGTGAAGATCCACGGCAGGCCCGGATCCTGGCTGCGGACATCCGCGATGCCGGGGTGCGCCGGATCCTGGCGACGCTGCGGCATGCGGTCGGCCATCCGATGACCGACGCGTTGAGCGCGATCAATGTGCCCACCTTGCTGGTGCGGGGCAGCGCCGACCGGATCGCCCCGGACGCGTGGCTCGCCAAAGCCGCCGCGCTGATGCCGGACGCGCAACGACTCACGATCGCCGGAGCCGCCCATAACGCTGTCACCACGGCCGGAATACAGCTCGGTGCGGCCGTTGAGGCATACCTGCGGCGTACGGTTGGGTGA
- a CDS encoding iron-containing redox enzyme family protein has translation MLIDSLRRPPHVVPIVQTADEEDLQLALFVCYELHYQGWDEVDEAWEWNPSLLALRAGLEKRFEADLRDRIPEHEPVTEVPQALAALVGADDRVPSATASGFLQRRATRDQFLEFVIHRSVYHLKEADPHTWGIPRLTGRAKAALVEIQVDEYGGGRPERMHAELFRSMMDSVGVDSTYGAHVNAVPAVTLSTSNVISLFGLHRRLRGALVGHLAAFEMTSSIPNRRYGDGLRRLGGDRTATRFFDEHVEADAVHEQIAAVDLCGGYVSSAADQKAAAAEVLFGAACCLAVDAAASDHMLDAWHAGHSSLRTLR, from the coding sequence ATGCTGATCGACAGCTTGCGCCGGCCGCCGCACGTCGTGCCGATCGTCCAGACCGCAGACGAGGAAGACCTGCAGTTGGCGCTGTTCGTCTGCTACGAACTGCACTATCAAGGCTGGGACGAGGTCGACGAGGCCTGGGAATGGAACCCGTCGCTCCTGGCCCTGCGGGCCGGTCTCGAGAAGCGCTTCGAGGCCGACCTGCGCGACCGGATCCCCGAGCACGAGCCGGTGACCGAGGTGCCGCAGGCCCTTGCCGCACTGGTGGGCGCCGACGACCGGGTTCCGAGCGCGACCGCGTCCGGGTTCCTGCAACGTCGCGCCACCCGCGACCAGTTCCTCGAGTTCGTCATCCACCGCTCGGTCTACCACCTCAAGGAAGCCGACCCACACACGTGGGGGATCCCACGGCTGACCGGGCGCGCGAAGGCGGCATTGGTCGAGATCCAGGTCGACGAGTACGGCGGCGGCCGGCCGGAGCGGATGCACGCCGAACTCTTCCGCTCCATGATGGACAGTGTCGGCGTCGACAGCACGTATGGCGCGCATGTCAACGCCGTTCCGGCGGTGACGCTTTCGACCAGCAACGTGATCTCACTCTTCGGTTTACACCGGCGGCTGCGGGGAGCGCTCGTGGGCCACCTGGCCGCGTTCGAGATGACCTCGTCGATCCCGAATCGGCGCTACGGCGACGGGCTGCGCCGGCTCGGCGGCGACCGCACGGCGACCCGCTTCTTCGACGAGCATGTCGAGGCCGACGCCGTGCACGAACAGATCGCGGCCGTCGACCTGTGCGGTGGCTACGTCTCCTCCGCGGCGGACCAGAAGGCGGCCGCCGCGGAGGTGCTGTTCGGAGCCGCGTGCTGTCTGGCGGTCGACGCGGCGGCATCCGACCACATGCTCGACGCGTGGCACGCCGGGCACAGCTCGTTGCGGACGCTGCGATGA
- a CDS encoding alpha/beta fold hydrolase, producing the protein MSGTLAYTFAGRGEPLLLVHGLGGSRHTWRHLISTLAQTHTVIAPDLPGHGDSGAPDGDYSLGAHATALRDLPPQLTPALRAATLPAAETDKTIPPHHHEANAAATPAFYTAEIADAGHYPEASWRAVIAIGQDH; encoded by the coding sequence GTGAGCGGCACGCTGGCCTATACGTTCGCCGGCAGGGGAGAGCCCCTGCTGCTCGTTCACGGCCTCGGCGGGAGCCGCCACACCTGGCGCCACCTCATCAGCACCCTGGCCCAGACGCACACCGTGATCGCACCGGACCTGCCCGGTCACGGCGATTCCGGCGCACCCGACGGGGACTACTCCCTCGGCGCCCACGCCACCGCCCTGCGTGACCTGCCGCCCCAGCTCACTCCGGCGTTACGCGCGGCCACCCTGCCGGCCGCGGAGACCGACAAGACCATCCCGCCACACCACCACGAAGCGAACGCGGCGGCGACACCCGCCTTCTACACCGCCGAGATAGCGGACGCCGGGCACTACCCGGAGGCCTCGTGGCGTGCGGTTATCGCAATCGGCCAGGATCACTGA